The Xenopus laevis strain J_2021 chromosome 5L, Xenopus_laevis_v10.1, whole genome shotgun sequence genome has a segment encoding these proteins:
- the LOC108716946 gene encoding uncharacterized protein LOC108716946, with amino-acid sequence MDLSPQPSQGSSTCQLNHSLIAQNHRNPQRVISTYPSTIYQQDLVKPLLFKTIQSGPDTINLYCHEMGYLYNPMTGSFKINAGSLPLPATNIERKTPQDLQINLATTKKSTKNPKINNAACAIDKPIPPVQTDSVLPFQGNLSAATQSNSFPHIQETVPTNNRSKSISSKGLKVIPMKSTPARDAKSNAKKSAKDRSVLPIQIESVLPLQCNSVISTQRPVATDTKFKSKSFLDLTVKTTTANKSKATECVIGSPRTSVKMKSALPPPDVSIPKSQKKFEINKKSWSKYSMGLPVNEATNIKSIPARDTNSKATEHAIDIPISPVKTESAQPLQGSLSKSTKGYFVKSYQINLDKVAKVKSVMPLIGNKPAVCPSKNLLSSQKKPTPTKNIKPTKKSKKKQRIQVQNISCRVEVPYRQSKLHPSRQCKKNYVNIWSILKPFNRRSRRHKIQHHCQIKPAWRYKCRNQIMASTVHEIINSQFVKNLRSSASPALIHNILNCSYKIQKTAQPWTMRLEKEAIVNYKNLKLENDKKKVRVSDCELFTSSENIWLAGVCREVCTRDSEECWPLLVKCLHKHPDSTLVQATRHRSFFLRKEGYIYTLCKDHAYYTQLQFLMDITDTVYAELLVHTNKETVIVPVWIDFDFLEKAKEKLERFYTVNVLPYLQKNEDCKRRPQHHKNFNEA; translated from the coding sequence ATGGATTTAAGTCCTCAACCATCACAAGGGTCTTCTACTTGCCAGTTAAACCACAGTTTAATTGCCCAAAACCACAGAAATCCACAGAGGGTTATCTCAACCTATCCTTCAACAATATACCAGCAAGATTTAGTTAAACCACTACTATTTAAGACAATCCAATCTGGTCCAGATACAATAAACCTATATTGTCATGAAATGGGATATTTATATAATCCGATGACAGGGAGTTTCAAAATTAATGCAGGTAGCCTACCATTACCTGCCACAAACATTGAAAGGAAAACTCCACAAGACTTGCAAATTAATTtggcaacaacaaaaaagagtactaaaaacccaaaaattaacAATGCAGCATGTGCCATTGACAAACCTATTCCACCAGTCCAGACAGACTCTGTCTTACCTTTTCAGGGTAATCTTTCAGCAGCCACTCAAAGCAATTCTTTCCCACACATCCAGGAAACAGTTCCCACAAACAATAGAAGCAAATCCATATCTTCCAAAGGGTTGAAAGTTATACCCATGAAGAGTACACCGGCCAGAGATGCCAAGAGCAATGCTAAAAAGAGTGCCAAAGACAGATCTGTCCTGCCAATCCAAATAGAATCTGTCCTACCTCTTCAGTGTAATTCTGTCATAAGCACTCAGAGACCAGTTGCCACAGACACTAAATTCAAATCTAAATCTTTCCTGGACTTGACAGTTAAAACAACTACAGCCAACAAGAGCAAAGCTACAGAATGTGTCATAGGCAGCCCTAGAACATCAGTCAAGATGAAATCTGCCCTACCTCCTCCAGATGTTTCTATCCCAAAATCCCAGAAGAaatttgaaataaacaaaaaaagctggTCTAAATATTCCATGGGCTTGCCAGTTAATGAAGCTACAAATATTAAGAGCATACCTGCCAGAGACACCAACAGCAAAGCTACAGAACATGCCATAGACATTCCTATCTCACCAGTCAAGACAGAATCTGCTCAGCCTCTTCAGGGTAGTCTTTCTAAATCCACAAAAGGTTATTTTGTCAAAAGCTACCAGATAAATTTAGATAAAGTAGCCAAGGTCAAGTCTGTCATGCCACTTATAGGAAACAAACCCGCAGTGTGCCCAAGCAAAAATTTACTGTCCTCCCAGAAAAAACCTACACCAACCAAAAACATCAAGCCtacaaaaaagtccaaaaaaaagcaaagaatacAAGTACAAAACATAAGTTGCAGAGTGGAAGTACCATATAGACAATCCAAGTTGCATCCATCCAGGCAGTGTAAGAAGAATTATGTGAATATCTGGAGCATTTTAAAACCCTTCAATCGAAGATCTAGACGTCACAAGATCCAACATCATTGTCAAATAAAACCGGCGTGGAGGTACAAATGCAGAAATCAAATTATGGCCTCAACAGTACATGAGATTATCAACAgccaatttgtaaaaaatttaagAAGCTCTGCGTCACCTGCACTGATTCATAATATCCTAAACTGTAGTTATAAGATACAGAAAACAGCTCAGCCATGGACCATGCGTCTGGAAAAGGAGGCCATTGtgaattataaaaatttgaaattagaaAATGACAAAAAGAAAGTCCGGGTGAGTGACTGTGAATTGTTTACCAGCTCAGAAAATATCTGGTTGGCTGGAGTCTGCAGAGAAGTGTGTACCAGGGACAGCGAAGAATGTTGGCCGCTGCTAGTAAAGTGCTTACACAAGCACCCAGATAGTACACTGGTACAGGCAACTAGGCATCGATCTTTCTTTCTGAGAAAAGAAGGTTACATTTATACCCTGTGCAAGGATCATGCCTACTACACTCAGCTTCAATTTCTTATGGATATAACAGACACTGTGTATGCAGAACTGCTAGTGCATACAAATAAAGAAACTGTCATTGTTCCAGTGTGGATTGACTTTGACTTCTtggaaaaagcaaaagaaaaactaGAGAGATTCTACACAGTCAATGTTTTACCCTATCTCCAAAAGAACGAAGATTGTAAGAGGAGGCCCCAGCATCATAAGAACTTTAATGAGGCATGA
- the LOC108716948 gene encoding uncharacterized protein LOC108716948, with amino-acid sequence MVLPEKEPNTTEIKSALPGNSRTSSQKGSPARLPSASKSQQGTARYGTGAAENKPNARGAQNLPNTPVAALTAESQSGKSRASTRSGAVGKQSVTSSLRTGKDKQIPETHPNTFPSGKSPVSHPLLSGEDIDQVEKKTRGQRNNLEWHNWRKNRITASMAHQISHSRFANHKTEEIPQSYLKAVLGTGSRVQTTAMYWGIQNEKKAVLAYEKLASKRDGRQVKVEDCGLFIHPMKNWLAASPDGIVKDGCTWETLRILEVKCPYKHKEHTISEACADPKFCLQLNGDSYMLRQDHAYYTQVQCQLAATQLRSADFVVHTNKETAIAPVCFSPEFWENTEKKLELFYTEAVLPQLQKPCVTRKEENVKAVRAAEE; translated from the coding sequence atggtGCTTCCTGAAAAAGAGCCGAACACAACAGAAATTAAATCTGCATTACCCGGAAACAGCAGAACATCATCGCAGAAAGGTTCCCCTGCCAGGCTGCCAAGTGCAAGTAAATCACAACAAGGCACAGCAAGGTATGGAACTGGAGCAGCTGAAAATAaaccaaatgccagaggggcccaAAATCTGCCAAATACACCAGTGGCTGCACTAACTGCAGAAAGTCAATCAGGCAAAAGCAGAGCTAGTACTAGATCAGGAGCAGTTGGAAAACAATCTGTGACCTCCTCACTGAGGACTGGGAAAGATAAGCAGATTCCAGAAACTCATCCAAACACTTTTCCTTCTGGAAAGTCACCTGTATCTCATCCATTACTCTCTGGGGAAGACATAGACCAAGTAGAGAAGAAAACCCGTGGGCAGAGGAATAATTTGGAATGGCACAACTGGCGCAAAAACCGCATCACAGCATCTATGGCGCACCAGATATCACATAGCAGATTTGCAAATCATAAAACTGAGGAGATTCCCCAATCATATCTGAAGGCAGTTCTTGGGACAGGGTCCAGAGTACAAACAACTGCCATGTACTGGGGCATTCAGAATGAGAAAAAAGCTGTTCTGGCTTATGAGAAGTTGGCATCAAAGAGAGATGGGAGACAGGTGAAGGTGGAGGACTGTGGCCTGTTCATACACCCCATGAAGAACTGGCTGGCGGCAAGCCCAGATGGCATAGTGAAAGATGGGTGCACTTGGGAGACTCTGCGCATCTTGGAAGTAAAGTGTCCTTATAAACACAAAGAACATACCATAAGTGAGGCATGTGCTGACCCCAAATTTTGCCTTCAATTAAATGGAGACTCTTATATGCTGCGGCAAGATCATGCCTATTACACACAGGTGCAGTGCCAGCTGGCAGCTACTCAGCTAAGAAGTGCAGATTTTGTGGTGCATACAAATAAGGAAACTGCAATTGCTCCTGTGTGTTTCAGTCCTGAGTTTTGGGAAAACACTGAGAAAAAGTTAGAATTATTCTACACTGAAGCTGTGCTCCCTCAGTTACAAAAGCCATGTGTCACCAGAAAAGAAGAGAATGTAAAAGCAGTGCGAGCAGCAGAAGAGTaa